One window of Dechloromonas sp. ZY10 genomic DNA carries:
- the mpl gene encoding UDP-N-acetylmuramate:L-alanyl-gamma-D-glutamyl-meso-diaminopimelate ligase: MHIHILGICGTFMGGIAQLAVAAGHKVTGCDANVYPPMSDQLRAAGIELIEGYGVEQLALAPDMFVIGNAISRGNPLLEALLDRGLPYVSGPQWLADHVLQGRWVLGVAGTHGKTTTSSMLAWILEDANMAPGFLIGGVPLNFGVSARLGDTPFFVIEADEYDTAFCDKRSKFIHYRPRTAILNNLEFDHADIFADLAAIETQFHHLVRTLPGSGLIVSNAAEPSLERVLQRGCWSEVQRFNDPAGYRVSGDDASGELILHGADGEIGRCRWTLTGDHNRANACAALLAARHVGVPFDKGLEALSRFENVKRRMEVRGVANGITVYDDFAHHPTAIATTVAGLRRKVGNARILAVFEPRSNTMKLGTMKSQLPASLADVDLAFCYGANLGWDADEALAPMGERAQVDTDLAQLVARVAAAARPGDHVLVMSNGGFGGIHGKLLVALAG; encoded by the coding sequence ATGCATATACATATTCTCGGGATTTGCGGCACCTTCATGGGCGGTATTGCGCAACTCGCTGTCGCCGCCGGACACAAGGTTACCGGCTGCGATGCCAACGTCTATCCACCAATGAGCGACCAGCTGCGCGCTGCGGGCATCGAGTTGATCGAAGGCTACGGCGTCGAACAGCTGGCACTGGCGCCCGACATGTTTGTCATCGGCAACGCCATCTCGCGCGGCAACCCGCTGCTTGAAGCCCTCCTCGACCGGGGCCTCCCGTATGTCTCGGGGCCGCAGTGGCTGGCCGACCATGTCCTGCAGGGGCGCTGGGTGCTCGGGGTTGCCGGCACTCACGGCAAGACCACCACCAGCTCGATGCTGGCCTGGATCCTTGAAGACGCGAACATGGCCCCGGGCTTCCTGATCGGCGGCGTGCCGCTCAACTTCGGCGTCTCGGCCCGACTCGGCGACACCCCGTTCTTCGTGATCGAAGCCGATGAATACGACACCGCCTTCTGCGACAAGCGGTCGAAGTTCATCCATTACCGCCCGCGAACTGCGATCCTCAACAACCTTGAATTCGATCACGCGGACATCTTCGCCGATCTGGCAGCAATCGAGACGCAATTCCACCACCTGGTACGCACCCTCCCGGGATCCGGGCTGATCGTCAGCAATGCCGCCGAACCCAGCCTGGAACGGGTACTGCAGCGCGGTTGCTGGAGCGAGGTACAGCGTTTCAATGACCCGGCTGGCTACCGGGTCAGCGGCGACGATGCCAGCGGCGAACTGATCCTGCACGGCGCCGACGGCGAAATCGGCCGTTGCCGCTGGACCTTGACCGGCGACCATAACCGCGCCAACGCCTGTGCCGCCCTGCTCGCCGCCCGCCATGTCGGCGTACCGTTCGACAAGGGGCTGGAAGCCCTAAGCCGCTTTGAAAACGTCAAGCGGCGGATGGAGGTACGCGGGGTGGCCAACGGCATTACGGTTTACGACGATTTTGCCCACCATCCGACCGCAATTGCGACAACGGTCGCCGGTTTGCGGCGAAAAGTCGGCAACGCCCGCATTCTTGCCGTCTTCGAACCGCGTTCGAACACCATGAAGCTGGGCACGATGAAAAGCCAGCTGCCCGCCAGCCTGGCCGACGTGGACCTTGCCTTCTGCTACGGCGCCAATCTCGGCTGGGATGCCGACGAAGCGCTGGCACCGATGGGCGAGCGGGCGCAGGTCGACACCGACCTCGCCCAGCTGGTCGCCCGCGTCGCCGCCGCCGCCCGCCCCGGCGATCATGTGCTGGTGATGAGCAACGGCGGCTTCGGTGGCATCCACGGGAAGCTGCTGGTGGCGCTCGCCGGCTAG
- the accB gene encoding acetyl-CoA carboxylase biotin carboxyl carrier protein, which produces MDLRKLKKLIDLVQESGISELEVTEGEEKVRIAKHYGVAAAAPVQHYAMPAPMPVAGSGGVSSVNLDDEDDLPEGHVVKAPMVGTFYRAASPGADAFVQIGSTVKKGDTLCIIEAMKLLNEIEADADGVVKAILLENGEPVEYGEPLFVIG; this is translated from the coding sequence ATGGATTTGCGCAAACTCAAGAAACTGATCGACCTGGTCCAGGAATCCGGAATCTCCGAACTGGAAGTCACCGAGGGTGAGGAAAAGGTCCGTATCGCCAAGCATTACGGCGTTGCCGCCGCCGCGCCGGTGCAGCACTACGCGATGCCGGCGCCGATGCCGGTGGCCGGTAGTGGCGGGGTTTCCTCGGTCAACCTCGACGACGAGGACGACCTGCCGGAAGGGCATGTGGTCAAGGCGCCGATGGTCGGCACCTTCTACCGCGCTGCTTCGCCGGGCGCCGATGCTTTTGTGCAGATCGGCAGCACGGTGAAGAAGGGCGACACGCTGTGCATCATCGAAGCGATGAAGCTGCTGAACGAAATCGAAGCCGACGCCGACGGCGTGGTCAAGGCGATTCTGCTGGAAAACGGCGAGCCGGTCGAATACGGCGAGCCGTTGTTTGTTATCGGTTGA
- a CDS encoding SCO family protein → MQRRLLLAGGMAWASGLLGGCRPSAPRFHATDLGESRISGELPAEIRDFHGRPWKLADFRGKLVIFFFGYTSCPDICPTALAKYTELLRQPGLGPDQVQVVFITLDPERDTPARLADYLRWFDASLLGLHGSPEAIAAVARQFRVTAIRQEVGGGIGYSLDHSSGAYVFDRRGKLRLLIADNAKIADIVADLQQLQQENP, encoded by the coding sequence ATGCAAAGACGTTTACTGCTGGCGGGTGGCATGGCCTGGGCCAGCGGCCTGCTCGGCGGCTGTCGGCCAAGCGCCCCGCGCTTTCATGCCACCGACCTCGGGGAAAGCCGGATTTCCGGGGAGTTGCCGGCAGAAATCCGCGATTTCCACGGTCGACCGTGGAAATTGGCCGATTTTCGCGGCAAGCTGGTGATCTTCTTCTTCGGCTACACCAGTTGCCCGGACATCTGCCCGACCGCCCTCGCCAAATACACTGAATTGCTGCGCCAGCCTGGCCTGGGGCCGGACCAGGTTCAAGTGGTTTTCATCACGCTTGATCCCGAGCGCGACACCCCAGCCCGACTGGCCGACTACCTGCGCTGGTTTGACGCCAGCTTGCTCGGCCTGCACGGCAGCCCGGAGGCGATTGCCGCCGTTGCCCGGCAGTTCCGGGTCACCGCAATCCGCCAGGAGGTCGGCGGCGGAATCGGCTACAGCCTCGACCACAGCAGCGGCGCCTATGTCTTCGACCGACGGGGAAAACTCCGCCTTCTCATCGCCGACAACGCCAAAATAGCCGATATCGTCGCCGATCTGCAGCAATTGCAGCAGGAAAATCCCTGA
- the accC gene encoding acetyl-CoA carboxylase biotin carboxylase subunit — translation MFEKILIANRGEIALRIQRACRELGIKTVVVHSEADRDAKYVKLADESVCIGPAPSAQSYLNIPAIISAAEVTDAQAIHPGYGFLSENADFAERVETSGFVFIGPRAETIRLMGDKVSAKDAMKAAGVPCVPGSEGALPDDPKEIIATARQIGYPVIIKAAGGGGGRGMRVVHTEAALVNAVQMTRQEAQTAFGNPTVYMEKFLENPRHVEIQVLADQHKNAIYLGERDCSMQRRHQKVIEEAPAPHIPARLIARIGERCADACRKIGYRGAGTFEFLYENGEFYFIEMNTRVQVEHPVTEAITGVDIVQEQIRVAFGEKLRLKQRDVEFRGHAIECRINAEDPFTFVPSPGKIEFYHPPGGPGIRVDSHIYQGYKVPSHYDSMVAKVIAYGDTREQAIRRMRIALSEMSIQGIKTNIALHQELMLDARFVEGGTSIHYLEHKLAAKNEVKQ, via the coding sequence ATGTTTGAGAAGATTCTGATCGCCAATCGCGGCGAAATCGCGCTGCGCATCCAGCGTGCCTGCCGTGAACTGGGTATCAAGACCGTGGTCGTGCACTCCGAGGCCGACCGCGATGCGAAGTACGTCAAGCTGGCCGACGAGTCGGTGTGTATCGGCCCGGCGCCGTCCGCGCAAAGCTATCTGAACATTCCGGCGATCATTTCCGCTGCCGAAGTGACCGATGCCCAGGCGATCCACCCCGGCTATGGCTTCCTCTCCGAGAATGCTGACTTTGCCGAGCGCGTTGAAACCTCGGGCTTCGTCTTCATCGGCCCGCGCGCCGAAACCATCCGCCTGATGGGTGACAAGGTTTCGGCCAAGGACGCAATGAAGGCAGCCGGCGTTCCCTGCGTCCCCGGTTCCGAAGGCGCCCTGCCCGACGATCCCAAGGAGATTATCGCCACTGCCCGCCAGATCGGCTATCCGGTGATCATCAAGGCTGCCGGTGGCGGTGGTGGTCGCGGTATGCGCGTGGTGCATACCGAGGCGGCCCTGGTCAACGCGGTGCAGATGACCCGGCAGGAAGCCCAGACGGCTTTCGGCAATCCGACCGTGTACATGGAAAAATTCCTGGAAAATCCGCGCCACGTCGAAATCCAGGTGCTGGCCGACCAGCACAAGAACGCGATCTACCTCGGTGAGCGTGATTGCTCGATGCAGCGCCGCCACCAGAAGGTGATCGAGGAAGCGCCAGCGCCGCATATCCCGGCCCGCCTGATCGCCCGCATCGGCGAGCGTTGCGCCGATGCCTGCCGCAAGATCGGGTATCGCGGTGCCGGTACCTTTGAATTCCTCTACGAAAACGGCGAGTTCTACTTCATCGAGATGAACACCCGGGTTCAGGTCGAGCACCCGGTGACCGAAGCGATCACCGGTGTCGACATCGTTCAGGAGCAGATCCGCGTTGCTTTTGGCGAAAAGCTGCGGCTCAAGCAGCGTGATGTCGAGTTTCGCGGGCATGCAATCGAATGCCGTATTAACGCCGAAGATCCCTTCACTTTCGTGCCTTCTCCAGGCAAGATCGAGTTTTATCACCCGCCCGGCGGCCCCGGGATTCGGGTCGACTCGCACATCTACCAGGGGTACAAGGTGCCGTCGCATTACGATTCGATGGTCGCCAAGGTCATCGCCTACGGCGATACCCGCGAGCAGGCAATCCGGCGGATGCGCATCGCGCTGTCCGAGATGTCCATTCAGGGGATCAAGACCAATATTGCGCTACACCAGGAGTTGATGCTCGACGCCCGTTTCGTTGAAGGCGGCACCAGCATCCATTATCTGGAGCACAAGCTGGCGGCCAAGAACGAAGTGAAGCAATAA
- the aroQ gene encoding type II 3-dehydroquinate dehydratase, producing the protein MKEQEIPVGSAQSRQTGPQILVLHGPNLNLLGTREPATYGHTTLADIDAALLAQAKAAGVELACFQSNHEGALVERIHAARCEGVKAIIINPAAYTHTSVAIRDALAGVAIPFVEVHLSNVHAREPFRHHSYFSDLAIGVICGLGHRGYLLALDFLLNRINND; encoded by the coding sequence ATGAAAGAGCAAGAAATCCCTGTCGGATCGGCGCAAAGTCGGCAAACCGGGCCGCAGATTCTGGTTTTGCACGGCCCCAACCTGAATCTGCTGGGCACGCGCGAACCCGCAACTTACGGCCACACCACCCTGGCCGACATCGACGCTGCCCTGCTGGCGCAAGCCAAGGCCGCCGGTGTCGAACTGGCATGCTTCCAGAGCAACCACGAAGGGGCTTTGGTCGAGCGCATTCATGCGGCGCGCTGCGAGGGCGTCAAGGCGATCATCATCAATCCCGCTGCCTACACCCATACCAGTGTCGCGATTCGCGATGCATTGGCCGGTGTCGCGATCCCCTTTGTCGAAGTGCATCTGTCGAACGTGCATGCGCGCGAACCTTTCCGCCATCACTCGTATTTTTCCGATCTCGCCATCGGCGTGATCTGCGGGCTCGGGCATCGCGGCTACCTGCTGGCGCTGGATTTCCTGCTCAACCGAATCAACAACGATTAA